The Chryseolinea soli genome contains a region encoding:
- a CDS encoding gluconate 2-dehydrogenase subunit 3 family protein, translating to MNRREAIQRTALALGYAISAPAMVGVLNGCKASPELSFKPVFFSEPQAQTIAELSEIILPKTTTPGAKDAGVPGFIDSMLKEVYSKEAQEKFIEGLNAFEEDAKKTLGDGFMDLKPEQRVAHFKKHHDEALAAAGKGGPTGWWNAGKDGDKPFVLKMKELTLLGFFTSQPGATEVLQYKQVPGPYHGCVPLAEVGKAWAT from the coding sequence ATGAACAGAAGAGAAGCCATTCAACGCACCGCCCTCGCCCTGGGCTATGCCATATCCGCACCCGCCATGGTAGGTGTGCTTAACGGATGTAAAGCCTCACCTGAGCTTTCATTCAAGCCCGTATTTTTTAGTGAACCGCAGGCCCAAACCATCGCTGAACTTTCCGAGATCATTCTCCCGAAGACAACCACCCCCGGCGCCAAAGACGCGGGTGTGCCTGGATTTATCGACAGCATGTTGAAGGAAGTCTATAGTAAAGAGGCTCAAGAGAAATTCATAGAAGGTCTCAACGCTTTTGAGGAAGACGCGAAAAAAACTTTGGGCGACGGCTTCATGGACTTGAAACCTGAACAACGCGTAGCCCATTTCAAAAAACATCACGATGAGGCGCTGGCTGCTGCCGGCAAAGGAGGTCCCACAGGCTGGTGGAATGCCGGAAAGGATGGGGACAAACCCTTCGTTCTAAAAATGAAGGAACTGACGCTGCTGGGATTTTTTACGAGTCAGCCTGGGGCTACTGAAGTGTTGCAGTACAAGCAGGTTCCCGGACCGTATCATGGATGTGTACCGCTGGCAGAGGTGGGGAAGGCTTGGGCGACGTGA